ATGCTTTCTTTAATATGCTGGTGGTCGATAACTACGCCTTGTTCTTTAAGGTGGTCTTTCTGTTGATCGCAGCGGTGATGATCCTGTCTTCGTACTCGTACGTTTCGAAGTATGTGCGGGGCGCGGGCGAGTTCTATACGCTGCTGCTCTTTTCGACGACCGGCATGATGTTGATGGCTAGCACCGGCGAGCTGATTTCTCTGTATATCTCGCTGGAGCTGACGAGTTTCCCGCTGTATGTGATGGCCGGGTTGCTGCGTACGGATCAGCGCTCGGCTGAGGCGGCGGTGAAGTATGTGCTGTTGGGGGCAATGTCGTCGGCGATTCTGCTCTACGGGCTGGCGCTGCTCTACGGACTGACGGGAACGACGGATCTGTTGAGTATCGCCGGGACCTTCGCCAAGGGCCTGCAGGATGGGAATCTGTTGGTGATTGTGGCCGATATTCTGATCCTGGCGGGCTTCGGCTTTAAGATTTCGGCAGTGCCCTTCCATATGTGGGCGCCCGATATCTATGAGGGAGCGCCGACGCCAGCGACGGCTTTCTTCTCGGTCGGTTCGAAGGCGGCAGGCTTCGCTGGCTTGCTGCGCATTTTCTTCTACGGCGGGCTGAATCTGCGCGATCTTCCTCAGCTGGTGGTGGTGGTGGCCATTATGGCCATTTTGACGATGACTTTGGGCAATGTGGTGGCAGCGGTGCAGTCCAATGTGAAGCGTATGATGGCCTATTCGAGCATTGCTCAGGCCGGCTATCTGTTGGTGGGCTTCTGCGCTAGCCTGGCAACAGGTCGCCCAGAGGGTAATGCGGCTGTGCTCTTCTTTATCCTGGTCTATGTGCTGACGAATCTGGGGGCCTTTGCCGGGATTATTGCCCTGGCCAATGCAACAGGCGGGGAGCGGATCGAGGATTTCCGCGGCCTGGCGCGGCGCGAGCCGCTGGTGAGTTTTGGAACGGCGCTCTGCCTGTTGTCTCTGGCGGGGATTCCACCAGTAGCTGGCTTCTGGAGCAAGGTCTTTCTGTTCAGTGCAGCCTGGGGTCAGGGAGTGGAGATGAATCAGCCCTGGCTGCAGTGGCTGGTGATTATCGCCTTGCTCAATAGCGTGGTGTCGCTGGTCTACTATGGGCGCATTGTGAAGGCGATGTACTTCGATGCTCCGCCCAAGGAGGACCGCCTGTCGACGCCGCTGGGCTTGAGTTCGTCGATTGTGTTGGCGACGGCGGCTTTGCTGGTGTTGATTGTGGTGGCGCAGGTGGTGCTGAATTGGGCCTTGCCAGCTGCTTCGATGCTCTTCGCTTCAGCGCAGGGCGTGCTGACGGCGCTGGGCCACTAGCCCAACTAGTGGCCCTCGCCTGTGCATTTGCCAGGCTGGCAGGCGAGTGGTTTCGCCGACGAGGACGGCGGAGGACGGTTCGCTCGGGCGAGCCGTCCTCTACTGTTATGCAGCTGCTTCGGCTGCGCTGTCGTCGGCAATAAGGCAGGCTTGCGGTCAGAGTGCACTCTGACCGAAGAGCATAGATAGCGAGCAAGGCCGCCTCTGCCAGGTGTTTTTTTTAGGCGATGCCGAGTGTGAGGCCGAGCCATTGCACGCTGGCATGGCCCGGCGCCTTCGCACTCAGGCTGGCATGCAGCCCTCTCAGCTCCGGCTCCACTTTCACCGATCCCATCTTCTGCGCCACATCCCAGGCTCTCGCCCCCAGCCAGGCGCTCTGCTCTACCTCCCCCCACGCCAGAAACAGCTTCGCCTCCGTCACATCCAGATACATCCGCCATAAGCCTACGTCACTCCCCAGTCCCGAGCGCGCCTGCGCCAGCCCCCGATAGGCCTCTCCCAAACGCTTGCTTTCTCCCTGTCGCTGCGCCAGCGTCAGCAGCAGCTTCGCCCCCTCGTGATGCACCGCCGCACGGTTCAGCTTCAA
The sequence above is a segment of the Thermogemmatispora onikobensis genome. Coding sequences within it:
- a CDS encoding NADH-quinone oxidoreductase subunit N: MATGFKVADLYLLSPELSLTLLALVVMAVDLFVKRRAVTAAVALVGLLVPAFLTISLILTNTGTARHAFFNMLVVDNYALFFKVVFLLIAAVMILSSYSYVSKYVRGAGEFYTLLLFSTTGMMLMASTGELISLYISLELTSFPLYVMAGLLRTDQRSAEAAVKYVLLGAMSSAILLYGLALLYGLTGTTDLLSIAGTFAKGLQDGNLLVIVADILILAGFGFKISAVPFHMWAPDIYEGAPTPATAFFSVGSKAAGFAGLLRIFFYGGLNLRDLPQLVVVVAIMAILTMTLGNVVAAVQSNVKRMMAYSSIAQAGYLLVGFCASLATGRPEGNAAVLFFILVYVLTNLGAFAGIIALANATGGERIEDFRGLARREPLVSFGTALCLLSLAGIPPVAGFWSKVFLFSAAWGQGVEMNQPWLQWLVIIALLNSVVSLVYYGRIVKAMYFDAPPKEDRLSTPLGLSSSIVLATAALLVLIVVAQVVLNWALPAASMLFASAQGVLTALGH